Proteins encoded in a region of the Aminivibrio sp. genome:
- a CDS encoding SDR family oxidoreductase → MEYNTYTTQVFRRRDDHGFRTCRQDGPCPGLGVVGLAKTLSAEFAPYGILVNAIGPGRFDTERIRQLDRALAERKGLPVEDVSRVSLSRIPPGRYGDPAEYGRLAVFLGSGANTYITGQTILADGGMVKAVP, encoded by the coding sequence ATGGAGTATAATACATATACCACACAGGTATTTCGAAGGAGGGATGATCATGGATTTCGGACTTGCAGACAAGACGGTCCTTGTCCTGGCCTCGGGGTCGTCGGCCTGGCCAAGACCCTGTCGGCGGAGTTCGCCCCCTACGGCATCCTGGTGAACGCCATCGGACCGGGGCGGTTCGACACGGAGCGGATCCGGCAGCTCGACAGGGCCCTGGCCGAGAGGAAAGGCCTTCCGGTGGAGGACGTGAGCCGGGTCTCCCTCTCCCGCATTCCCCCGGGGCGGTACGGTGATCCTGCGGAGTACGGCAGGCTCGCCGTCTTCCTGGGCTCCGGGGCGAACACGTACATCACCGGGCAGACCATCCTCGCCGACGGGGGTATGGTGAAGGCGGTACCGTAA
- a CDS encoding methyl-accepting chemotaxis protein — MNNLTLRARLWILALVPVLGVIGTSVFSMYSANSVYSDLLERIHKEAFVAQSLVINGDRDLYQALVAKQALLAKGPGADFEKNLKDFRDNVVQAKDRLNQAEEILSAHRSGWAVFRLEGKPESIFDEFTALKADFPRWETASEKQIEDVRTGKTAPGSSGEIEDALFKTVRGNINDIGEILDLGAEGSAADNRSRMDRANMTVVAVVLAVTLAALTLAFTTIRAIRRAVDRILSASKAGREGNLTVRTSLDGSDELAAVGGALDGMLDSLRTVVTDIQHKAAALSALSETTAASCEEVTSTTNEVAESNSRLAEEVSRGRTGAGEASKMVQEMNSIILSAKELASSADQNSRQMASAAARGRETVAQSIGHMENIRNAVGETEKLITELNNHSARIGVVGTTITSLADQTNLLALNAAIEAARAGEAGRGFAVVAEEVRKLAEQSQQGAREVAELVGKILEGTESAVKSMETSRKGVEEGVSIAHVAGEALEKIMEATKSSVEDIRRIISATEKEAEQSGRVIALIDDTTSVMENADEQVQNVAASMEETAVAMESVATGATEVSATAEDLRKITERFIVDGGAPSRGLALR, encoded by the coding sequence ATGAACAATCTGACCCTGCGTGCCCGCCTCTGGATCCTGGCGCTGGTTCCCGTCCTCGGCGTTATCGGGACGTCGGTTTTCTCCATGTACTCGGCAAACTCGGTCTATTCGGACCTCCTTGAACGGATCCACAAGGAAGCCTTCGTGGCCCAGAGCCTGGTCATCAACGGCGACCGGGACCTCTACCAGGCCCTGGTGGCCAAGCAGGCCCTCCTTGCCAAAGGGCCGGGAGCCGATTTCGAGAAGAATCTCAAGGATTTCCGGGACAACGTGGTCCAGGCAAAGGACAGGCTCAATCAAGCGGAAGAAATTCTTTCCGCGCACCGGAGCGGCTGGGCGGTCTTCCGCCTTGAGGGCAAGCCGGAGTCCATATTTGACGAATTCACCGCCCTGAAGGCCGATTTCCCCCGGTGGGAAACCGCTTCGGAGAAACAGATCGAGGACGTGAGGACCGGAAAGACTGCACCGGGCTCCTCGGGCGAGATCGAGGACGCCCTGTTCAAAACGGTCCGGGGCAACATCAACGACATCGGTGAAATACTCGACCTCGGTGCGGAGGGCAGCGCCGCGGACAACCGCTCACGGATGGACAGGGCGAACATGACCGTGGTCGCCGTTGTCCTGGCCGTGACCCTGGCAGCCCTGACCCTGGCCTTCACTACCATCCGGGCGATCCGCCGGGCCGTCGACCGCATCCTCTCCGCTTCGAAGGCAGGCAGGGAGGGGAATCTCACGGTCCGGACCTCCCTGGACGGCTCCGACGAGCTGGCAGCGGTGGGCGGAGCCCTCGACGGAATGCTTGACAGCCTTCGTACGGTGGTGACCGACATCCAGCACAAGGCGGCCGCTCTTTCGGCCCTCTCGGAAACCACGGCGGCCTCCTGCGAGGAAGTGACCAGCACCACCAACGAGGTGGCGGAGAGTAACTCCCGCCTCGCGGAAGAGGTGAGCAGGGGCAGGACCGGCGCCGGGGAGGCGTCGAAAATGGTCCAGGAGATGAACTCCATCATCCTTTCCGCCAAGGAGCTTGCGTCAAGCGCCGACCAGAACTCCCGCCAGATGGCGTCCGCGGCGGCCAGGGGCAGGGAGACGGTGGCCCAGTCCATCGGCCATATGGAGAACATCCGGAACGCCGTGGGGGAGACTGAAAAACTCATCACGGAACTCAACAACCACTCGGCCCGGATCGGTGTGGTGGGGACCACCATCACATCTCTTGCGGACCAGACCAACCTCCTGGCCCTGAACGCCGCCATCGAGGCGGCCCGGGCGGGAGAGGCGGGGCGCGGGTTCGCCGTGGTGGCCGAAGAAGTCCGGAAGCTTGCGGAACAGTCCCAGCAGGGTGCCCGGGAAGTGGCGGAACTGGTGGGCAAGATCCTGGAAGGAACGGAGTCGGCGGTGAAATCCATGGAGACGAGCCGGAAGGGTGTGGAAGAAGGCGTGTCCATCGCCCACGTGGCCGGAGAAGCCCTTGAGAAGATCATGGAGGCCACGAAAAGTTCCGTGGAGGACATACGGCGCATCATTTCCGCCACGGAGAAGGAGGCGGAACAGTCCGGCCGCGTCATCGCCCTTATCGACGACACGACTTCGGTCATGGAGAACGCCGACGAGCAGGTCCAGAACGTGGCCGC